One window of Methanocorpusculum vombati genomic DNA carries:
- a CDS encoding TOBE domain-containing protein — translation MRRELASVIRSERIPCVLVTHSIVDALAVADRIAVIERGRIVACGAPEEVIHNPANGFVSSFSENLNLFRGEVVVSRSGVVCVDVAGVKIRATTTLSGTVSVGIRPEELILSRGKFESSAINSFQGTITRVEDTGLYQYVYVDIGITLAAAVTRQSMERLHFAVGDAVTVTFKATAVQVFV, via the coding sequence ATGCGCCGCGAGCTGGCGTCGGTGATCCGGTCGGAGCGGATTCCCTGTGTTCTTGTTACGCATTCGATTGTGGATGCGCTTGCGGTGGCGGATCGGATTGCGGTGATCGAGCGGGGCAGGATTGTTGCGTGCGGTGCGCCGGAGGAGGTTATTCATAATCCGGCGAATGGTTTTGTTTCGTCGTTTTCGGAGAATCTGAATCTGTTCCGCGGGGAGGTTGTGGTGAGCCGCAGCGGGGTGGTTTGTGTGGATGTTGCGGGAGTTAAGATCCGGGCGACGACGACGTTGTCCGGGACGGTGAGTGTGGGGATCCGGCCCGAGGAGCTGATTCTTTCCCGCGGGAAGTTTGAGTCGAGTGCGATCAATTCGTTCCAGGGTACTATTACGCGGGTGGAGGATACGGGTCTGTATCAGTATGTGTATGTGGATATCGGGATTACGCTTGCTGCGGCGGTGACGCGGCAGAGTATGGAGCGTCTGCATTTTGCAGTTGGTGATGCGGTGACGGTGACGTTTAAGGCGACTGCGGTTCAGGTGTTTGTGTAG
- a CDS encoding M24 family metallopeptidase, translated as MRTLTDALAEKNSDAYVAYDSSANADMRYLAGFLASDPYIYIYPKNGRGTIVVSSMEELRARKETSCNVITRSAAGLPDLLQELKDPERAAAQMIRNLAGTKLLVPASMPVGFAQTLMQVADITVDRTTVAAMRRVKTPDEILLMREVQQQNEAATRAAVELIRKSGIDEHGGLIYEDEPVTSEKVREVIASVLRPSACEERDTIISCGPDTAMPHCLGTGQLHANQPIVMDVFPRNLKTGYFADMTRTIAKGAPAKEIMQMYETVHAAKELAADMLGPGITGAEVHNAVAAFFIEKGYETAGASGFIHSLGHGVGLEIHEGPSLSPSGGILEPGNVVTIEPGLYYPGIGGVRLEDMGVITENGFDRFTNFEEQLIV; from the coding sequence ATGAGAACTCTCACGGATGCCCTGGCAGAAAAAAACTCTGATGCATACGTTGCCTACGACTCATCGGCAAATGCAGATATGCGATATTTAGCAGGCTTTCTTGCATCCGACCCGTATATTTACATATATCCGAAAAACGGAAGAGGGACAATTGTCGTCTCATCCATGGAAGAACTACGTGCGCGAAAAGAAACATCATGCAACGTGATAACAAGGAGCGCGGCGGGACTCCCGGACCTCCTGCAGGAACTCAAAGACCCCGAACGTGCAGCAGCACAGATGATCCGAAACCTTGCCGGAACAAAACTCCTGGTACCAGCCTCAATGCCGGTCGGATTCGCACAGACACTCATGCAGGTTGCAGACATCACCGTTGACCGCACAACCGTCGCAGCCATGCGGCGCGTGAAAACTCCTGACGAGATCCTCCTCATGCGCGAGGTTCAGCAGCAGAACGAAGCAGCAACCCGCGCAGCAGTGGAACTTATCAGAAAATCCGGAATCGACGAACACGGCGGCCTGATCTATGAAGACGAACCCGTAACCTCCGAAAAAGTGCGCGAGGTCATTGCATCCGTACTGCGCCCCTCTGCATGTGAAGAGCGCGACACCATCATCTCCTGCGGTCCCGACACAGCAATGCCGCACTGCCTCGGCACCGGACAACTGCACGCAAACCAGCCCATTGTAATGGACGTCTTCCCCCGTAATCTGAAAACCGGCTACTTCGCCGACATGACCAGAACCATCGCAAAAGGCGCCCCCGCAAAAGAAATCATGCAGATGTACGAAACCGTACACGCCGCAAAAGAACTTGCCGCAGACATGCTCGGCCCCGGAATTACCGGAGCCGAAGTCCACAACGCAGTCGCCGCATTCTTCATCGAAAAAGGATATGAAACCGCAGGTGCCTCAGGATTCATTCACAGTCTCGGACACGGGGTCGGTCTTGAGATCCACGAAGGACCCTCGCTCTCACCGTCCGGCGGCATCCTTGAACCGGGAAACGTCGTAACCATTGAACCTGGTCTGTACTATCCGGGAATCGGCGGCGTACGTCTGGAAGACATGGGCGTCATCACCGAGAACGGATTTGACAGGTTTACTAACTTTGAGGAGCAATTAATAGTATAA
- a CDS encoding malate dehydrogenase, translating to MAKVTIIGATGQVGSYAAHAVSQFPHVQEMCLYGRPGNEQFLDGLAHDMMDSFAARGTNTRVTFGTNPKELRGSDIVVLTSGVPRRSDQTRLDLALQNAKIVRHYAEQVGRMAPDSILLVVTNPVDIMTTVALKYSGMMPHRVFGLGTHLDSMRLKACLAEFFNVHVSEVHTRIIGEHGDTMVPMWSATTIGGIQIDNMIGIAKLPREEMIERVKNSGSYIIKAKGATVFGPGDAIATLIRTIVEDENRMLTVSTQIRREIFGHEGVCISVPARITRGGVFPIGVRLSITETAMFGESVKLIKDMTEKVCAALDAESQESE from the coding sequence ATGGCAAAAGTGACGATCATCGGTGCGACCGGTCAGGTTGGTTCGTATGCAGCGCATGCTGTTTCGCAGTTTCCCCATGTTCAGGAGATGTGTCTGTATGGGCGGCCGGGCAATGAACAGTTTCTTGATGGTCTTGCACATGATATGATGGACTCGTTTGCTGCACGGGGAACGAATACGCGGGTTACGTTCGGGACGAATCCGAAAGAACTGCGCGGGTCGGATATTGTTGTTCTGACGTCCGGTGTTCCGCGCCGGTCTGATCAGACGAGGCTGGATCTTGCGTTGCAGAATGCAAAGATTGTCCGGCATTATGCGGAGCAGGTGGGGCGGATGGCTCCGGATTCCATACTTCTGGTGGTGACTAATCCAGTTGATATTATGACAACGGTTGCCCTGAAGTACTCGGGGATGATGCCGCACCGGGTGTTTGGTCTTGGAACTCATCTGGATTCGATGCGTCTGAAGGCGTGCCTTGCGGAGTTTTTCAATGTGCATGTGAGTGAGGTGCACACGCGTATTATCGGTGAGCACGGGGATACGATGGTGCCGATGTGGTCGGCAACGACGATTGGCGGTATTCAGATCGATAATATGATCGGTATTGCGAAGCTGCCGCGCGAGGAGATGATTGAGCGGGTGAAGAACAGCGGTTCGTATATCATTAAGGCGAAGGGTGCGACGGTGTTTGGTCCGGGCGATGCGATTGCGACGCTTATCCGGACGATTGTCGAGGATGAGAACCGTATGCTGACGGTGTCAACGCAGATTCGCCGTGAGATTTTCGGTCACGAGGGTGTCTGTATCAGTGTTCCGGCACGGATTACGCGTGGCGGGGTGTTTCCGATCGGGGTTCGTCTGTCGATTACGGAGACGGCGATGTTCGGGGAGTCGGTGAAACTCATTAAGGATATGACGGAAAAGGTCTGTGCTGCGCTGGATGCGGAGTCACAAGAGTCTGAGTAA
- the map gene encoding type II methionyl aminopeptidase — protein MNDTELDNYLEAGRIAKEVLHSCAAEIKPGVLMGDIFDMVVDQIETKGAMLSFPPNISFNDVAAHDSPSPGDERTFTEGDLIKLDIGTHIDGYIADTAVTVNLGDHDKLCEASKEALEAAIQIVKPEVVVSEIGAAVEKAITSYGFKPIINLTGHAVARYDLHHGLSIPNTGLFGSGVLRKDDVIAIEPFATTGSGMVHESPRAEIYQAVGNTPVRSPTARKIMKKAEEMNGLPFSRRWLNIPKADLALPTLLRQGNLYVYHCLADVPESFVAQFEHTMIVTEDGPLVTTR, from the coding sequence ATGAACGATACCGAGCTTGACAATTACCTGGAAGCAGGCAGAATTGCAAAGGAGGTGCTGCACAGTTGTGCAGCAGAGATTAAGCCCGGAGTTCTGATGGGTGATATCTTTGACATGGTGGTTGACCAGATAGAAACAAAAGGCGCAATGCTGTCATTTCCCCCCAATATATCCTTCAATGACGTAGCGGCGCATGACTCACCGTCACCCGGGGACGAACGCACCTTCACCGAAGGCGATCTGATCAAACTCGATATCGGAACACACATTGACGGATACATTGCCGACACCGCAGTTACCGTAAACCTCGGCGACCACGACAAACTCTGTGAAGCGTCAAAGGAAGCACTCGAAGCAGCAATTCAGATCGTGAAACCCGAAGTTGTAGTAAGCGAGATCGGCGCAGCGGTTGAAAAAGCGATCACCTCCTACGGATTCAAACCGATCATAAACCTCACCGGCCACGCAGTTGCGCGCTACGATCTGCACCACGGCCTCTCCATCCCGAACACCGGACTCTTCGGATCCGGTGTTCTCCGAAAGGACGATGTGATCGCAATCGAACCATTCGCAACCACCGGCTCGGGAATGGTGCACGAATCACCGCGTGCAGAGATCTACCAGGCTGTGGGCAACACCCCGGTACGCTCCCCGACCGCCCGCAAAATTATGAAAAAAGCAGAAGAAATGAACGGCCTCCCATTCTCCCGCCGATGGCTGAACATACCAAAGGCCGACCTCGCACTGCCGACACTGCTCCGACAGGGAAACCTGTATGTGTACCACTGTCTTGCGGATGTACCGGAAAGCTTCGTTGCACAGTTTGAACATACCATGATAGTAACCGAAGACGGGCCGCTCGTTACCACCCGGTAA
- a CDS encoding type IV pilin, which yields MKSVAKKDDAVSPVIGTILLVAITVVLVAIVAAVVMGMVSGVGDSKTIGMSVTPYANTTEEGIGVILTVTGGKDASLLKNVTLYMDGVTEWDPAEITGFAVGKPIYVTATVADDDIPTTGVLTVTGSFTDGATSVIYQGRTTIPAKVTT from the coding sequence ATGAAGTCTGTAGCTAAAAAAGATGATGCAGTCTCACCGGTTATCGGTACGATTCTGCTGGTGGCAATCACGGTTGTGCTCGTCGCAATCGTTGCCGCTGTAGTTATGGGTATGGTCAGCGGTGTTGGTGACTCCAAGACAATTGGTATGAGTGTTACACCGTATGCGAATACTACTGAAGAAGGGATTGGTGTTATTCTTACCGTCACCGGCGGCAAGGATGCATCATTACTGAAGAATGTAACTCTTTACATGGATGGAGTGACTGAGTGGGACCCAGCGGAGATTACTGGTTTTGCAGTCGGTAAACCGATTTATGTTACAGCCACCGTTGCTGATGATGACATACCCACAACGGGAGTTCTGACTGTTACCGGTTCATTTACTGACGGAGCTACGAGCGTTATCTATCAGGGTCGTACAACTATCCCCGCAAAGGTAACAACATAA
- the modA gene encoding molybdate ABC transporter substrate-binding protein, translated as MIQSNMIWISMKLTKTWIFAALLVCVVLTVGMAGCIGTDTPATPTPTATPTATATQTAVATPTPTASEISGEINVFAAASLTGVLGEMGKQFEAENKNIKVNFNFAGSQTLKTQILEGADVDMYISANNKQFTPVVDAGLISEKKILLKNKLAIAVPKANTKQITDLAGMAEKGVVLVIGNKDVPFGQYTRDIINKYQNDSHPGYVDAFMANVKSEVDAVDKIKPLLVLDEADASLVYKSDISKSDKEDITLLEIPDQYNVIADYPYGIIDATKNKAAVEAWEAYMTGPAGTALLTEYGFDPVAATA; from the coding sequence ATGATTCAGTCAAATATGATCTGGATTAGTATGAAGCTGACCAAAACCTGGATTTTTGCAGCACTCCTTGTGTGTGTAGTGCTCACCGTGGGTATGGCGGGCTGTATCGGAACTGATACGCCGGCAACCCCGACTCCGACCGCAACTCCGACTGCAACCGCAACGCAGACCGCTGTCGCCACTCCTACTCCGACTGCGTCTGAGATTTCCGGTGAGATCAATGTCTTTGCTGCTGCGTCCCTTACCGGTGTTCTGGGAGAGATGGGCAAGCAGTTTGAGGCAGAGAACAAAAACATCAAAGTCAACTTCAACTTCGCCGGAAGCCAGACGTTAAAGACCCAGATTCTTGAGGGCGCCGATGTTGATATGTACATTTCTGCAAACAATAAGCAGTTCACGCCGGTTGTTGATGCGGGTCTGATCTCCGAGAAGAAGATTCTGTTAAAGAACAAGCTTGCAATTGCGGTGCCCAAGGCAAACACCAAACAGATCACGGATCTTGCCGGTATGGCAGAGAAGGGTGTTGTTCTTGTTATCGGAAACAAGGATGTTCCGTTCGGCCAGTACACCCGCGATATCATCAACAAGTATCAGAACGACAGTCATCCGGGATATGTTGATGCATTTATGGCAAATGTGAAGTCCGAGGTTGATGCTGTTGATAAGATCAAGCCGCTCCTTGTCCTTGATGAGGCGGATGCGTCCCTTGTCTATAAGTCCGATATCTCCAAGTCCGATAAGGAGGACATTACGTTACTTGAGATTCCGGATCAGTACAATGTTATTGCCGACTATCCGTATGGTATCATCGATGCAACCAAGAACAAGGCGGCAGTTGAGGCATGGGAAGCGTACATGACCGGACCTGCAGGTACTGCACTTCTGACCGAGTACGGGTTTGATCCCGTGGCAGCGACAGCATAA
- a CDS encoding HepT-like ribonuclease domain-containing protein, whose protein sequence is MYQETVFITRYLTTVTYEEYDKDLACKYALTRSLEIIGEAAKHIPEAYRCRHPEVPWKVIAGNRDTLIHAYFTVDYDVLWDTVTRDIPKLQKQIAVLLGETPEQNS, encoded by the coding sequence ATGTATCAGGAGACCGTGTTCATCACCCGGTATCTTACGACAGTGACCTATGAGGAGTATGACAAGGATCTCGCCTGCAAATATGCCCTGACCCGCTCTCTGGAGATCATCGGCGAAGCGGCAAAACATATCCCGGAAGCCTATCGGTGCCGGCATCCGGAAGTTCCCTGGAAAGTGATTGCGGGAAACAGGGATACGTTGATCCATGCATACTTCACGGTGGACTATGATGTTCTCTGGGATACCGTAACCCGCGATATTCCTAAGCTGCAAAAACAGATCGCAGTTCTTTTGGGAGAAACTCCGGAACAGAATAGCTAA
- a CDS encoding nucleotidyltransferase family protein yields the protein MLKLPYYSIEQQRREKTTTAYVSIRDRVLRTLEQELPRLRETYGIADIGIFGSVSRGEDTPDSDIDILYTFQPGKSTLANLSGLHDDLEHLFGRRVDLVSKKWMSPILRPYIERDVIFCGGPQADTA from the coding sequence ATGCTGAAACTGCCTTACTATTCCATAGAACAACAGAGGAGGGAAAAAACCACGACTGCATATGTCAGCATCAGAGACAGAGTTCTTCGGACACTGGAGCAGGAACTGCCCCGGCTGCGGGAAACCTACGGCATTGCCGATATTGGTATCTTTGGATCCGTCAGTCGTGGGGAGGATACGCCCGACTCTGATATTGATATTCTCTATACTTTTCAGCCCGGCAAATCCACTCTGGCCAATCTGTCCGGACTGCATGACGATCTTGAGCATCTTTTCGGACGCAGGGTCGATCTGGTCAGCAAAAAATGGATGAGTCCTATTCTCCGGCCGTACATTGAGCGTGACGTCATTTTCTGCGGCGGCCCGCAGGCGGATACTGCATGA
- a CDS encoding nucleotidyltransferase family protein, which translates to MLKLPYYSIEQQRREKTTTAYVSIRDRVLRTLEQELPRLRETYGIADIGIFGSVSRGEDTPDSDIDMLVSFTPQRETYDAYLGLAEDLEALFGRKVDLIFSDWIHPRMRPYILKDAIYCTAGDAA; encoded by the coding sequence ATGCTGAAACTGCCTTACTATTCCATAGAACAACAGAGGAGGGAAAAAACCACGACTGCATATGTCAGCATCAGAGACAGAGTTCTTCGGACACTGGAGCAGGAACTGCCCCGGCTGCGGGAAACCTACGGCATTGCCGATATTGGTATCTTTGGATCCGTCAGTCGTGGAGAGGATACGCCCGACTCTGATATTGATATGCTTGTCTCCTTTACCCCACAACGGGAGACATACGATGCGTATCTGGGACTTGCCGAGGATCTCGAAGCACTGTTCGGCAGAAAGGTTGACCTGATCTTTTCTGACTGGATTCATCCCCGGATGCGTCCATATATTCTGAAAGATGCAATCTACTGTACTGCCGGAGATGCAGCATGA
- a CDS encoding nucleoside-triphosphatase: MSLHLFLTGDVQVGKSTIVSGVVAELGVRVSGFRTVAIVGEGGESDIFLIPAAGTREDCTPAAHLAHRVPGRMPEVHEEVFVSCGVPLLAGCSGPLVVMDELGWMESSCFLFQEAVFSVLDGTVPVLGVVRDRRLPFLDAVRGHPHVEVLVVTRENRDELREVVLRRMRERC; this comes from the coding sequence ATGTCTCTTCATCTTTTTTTGACGGGGGATGTTCAGGTGGGGAAGAGTACGATTGTTTCCGGTGTGGTTGCGGAGCTTGGTGTTCGGGTGTCGGGGTTCCGGACGGTGGCGATTGTGGGGGAGGGCGGGGAGTCGGATATTTTTCTGATTCCTGCTGCGGGTACGCGGGAGGATTGTACGCCTGCGGCGCATCTTGCCCATCGTGTGCCGGGGCGGATGCCCGAGGTGCATGAGGAGGTGTTTGTTTCCTGCGGTGTGCCGCTGCTTGCGGGTTGTTCGGGTCCGCTGGTTGTTATGGATGAGCTTGGGTGGATGGAGTCGTCGTGTTTTTTGTTTCAGGAGGCGGTGTTTTCTGTTCTTGACGGGACGGTTCCGGTTCTTGGTGTTGTCCGGGACCGGCGGCTGCCGTTTCTGGATGCGGTGCGGGGACATCCGCATGTGGAGGTGCTTGTGGTGACGCGGGAGAATCGTGATGAGCTGCGGGAGGTTGTTCTCCGGCGGATGCGGGAGCGGTGTTAA
- a CDS encoding HepT-like ribonuclease domain-containing protein, which translates to MKDITIYLGDICEQAEILMQAVSTISYEEYLHTPLYQNGIVRSFEIIGEAAKQIPEEYRMQHPEIPWKKMAGLRDRLIHAYASINYRLVWEIAATEIPVLHQQIRSLLTEQ; encoded by the coding sequence ATGAAAGACATCACTATCTACCTCGGAGATATCTGTGAGCAGGCAGAAATTCTGATGCAGGCAGTCTCCACCATATCATATGAAGAATATCTCCATACACCCCTCTATCAGAATGGGATTGTACGATCGTTTGAGATCATTGGAGAAGCAGCGAAACAGATTCCTGAGGAGTACCGCATGCAGCATCCGGAGATCCCCTGGAAAAAAATGGCAGGATTGCGGGACAGACTCATTCATGCTTATGCTTCAATAAATTACCGGCTGGTGTGGGAGATTGCGGCAACCGAAATACCCGTTCTGCATCAGCAGATACGATCTTTACTTACGGAACAATGA
- a CDS encoding ABC transporter permease, whose translation MSSTDTRKHSAARIGTMVVAGGLILLFLIFITIPLVSLFTRVSPEDFVTALSSPLALDALWLSAVTATFSTVVVVVLGTPLAYVNARFSYRGRNIVDTLTDLPIVLPPTVAGLALLMAFGRNGLLGQYLNIFDVQIAFTTIAVVIAQIFVASPFYIRQARSSFEAVDLNFEAASRTLGATPLQTFVRVTLPLAAGSLLSGVIMTFARALGEFGATLMFAGNFQGKTQTMPLAIYGELQSDMAVSIALAIVLVVFSFGIILVVKYIGKRESVYA comes from the coding sequence ATGAGTTCAACCGACACGCGAAAACACTCTGCTGCCCGCATTGGTACGATGGTGGTGGCGGGGGGACTCATCCTCCTGTTTCTTATTTTTATCACCATTCCGCTTGTTTCACTTTTTACGCGGGTGAGTCCTGAGGATTTTGTTACTGCTCTTTCCAGTCCGCTTGCGCTGGATGCTCTCTGGCTCAGTGCGGTGACGGCGACGTTTAGTACTGTGGTGGTGGTGGTTCTTGGGACGCCGCTTGCGTATGTGAATGCCCGGTTTTCGTACCGGGGACGGAACATTGTTGATACGCTGACGGATCTGCCGATTGTGCTGCCGCCGACGGTTGCGGGTCTTGCGCTTCTGATGGCGTTTGGCAGGAATGGTCTGCTGGGTCAGTATCTGAATATTTTTGATGTCCAGATTGCGTTTACGACGATTGCGGTTGTTATCGCCCAGATTTTTGTTGCGTCGCCGTTTTATATCCGTCAGGCGCGTTCCAGTTTTGAGGCGGTCGATCTGAATTTTGAGGCGGCGTCACGGACGCTTGGTGCGACGCCGCTGCAGACGTTTGTGAGGGTGACGCTGCCGCTTGCCGCAGGTTCGCTGCTTTCGGGTGTTATTATGACGTTTGCCCGGGCGCTCGGTGAGTTTGGTGCGACGCTGATGTTTGCCGGAAATTTCCAGGGTAAGACCCAGACGATGCCGCTTGCTATCTACGGGGAGTTGCAGAGTGATATGGCTGTGTCGATTGCGCTTGCGATTGTTCTGGTGGTCTTTTCGTTTGGGATTATTCTGGTTGTGAAGTATATTGGTAAGAGGGAGAGTGTGTATGCTTAA
- a CDS encoding type II toxin-antitoxin system antitoxin SocA domain-containing protein, which yields MSVTPDPQSGAFNSEKFRQVLHYIISKTESSPNVGKKVLYKLLYFNDFNYYELNEVKMTGEKYSKLEHGPAPRHFDSVVTMLKKDKAIIEKKVDYYGHNQTRFCSLKEPDLSLLSATEIKHIDDTLGRYGSMNGSQIEAMSHKDIPWIASADNNDLDYELVFYRSAEMSVREYCDDD from the coding sequence ATGTCTGTCACCCCCGATCCTCAGAGTGGCGCATTCAATTCAGAGAAATTCAGGCAGGTATTACATTATATCATTAGTAAGACGGAATCGTCCCCAAATGTGGGTAAAAAAGTTCTCTATAAATTACTCTATTTCAACGATTTCAATTACTATGAATTGAATGAAGTAAAAATGACAGGTGAAAAATATTCCAAATTAGAGCATGGTCCTGCCCCCCGGCATTTTGATAGCGTTGTTACTATGTTGAAGAAAGACAAGGCTATCATTGAGAAAAAAGTAGACTATTATGGTCATAATCAGACGAGATTTTGTTCACTTAAAGAACCTGATCTGAGCCTCCTTAGTGCAACTGAGATAAAACATATTGATGACACTCTGGGACGGTACGGATCAATGAATGGATCACAAATTGAGGCCATGTCCCACAAGGATATTCCTTGGATAGCGAGCGCTGATAACAATGATCTGGATTATGAGTTGGTATTTTATCGGTCTGCAGAGATGTCGGTGAGAGAATACTGCGACGATGACTGA